The Marivirga tractuosa DSM 4126 genome contains the following window.
ATTGGGAGGAAGAAGCACAAAAAATTCATAATAGTTTCATTGAGATTGGAGTAGATGCAGTAGCCTACTATGCTTTGTCTGATATAATGTCCGGGGAAGATGCTACCACTGCATTCTATGCTGACATTACTCAAAGAAGCATAAAAAACATGCTTATAGTCCATCAATCTGATGATGGATTTGAGCTTTATGCAACCAAAATACCCGAGGAAGGAGGATTCTTCCAAAAAGGAATGCAGGCTTTTTTTATGAAGGCGAATTCTTTAAAAGAGTTGGGTGCTGATTTAGAAATATTAGTGAATAAATCAGGTTTGGAAAGAGAAAACTTCCTTATTATTGATGTACCCGAAACTTTCAAAAGAACCAATGTTATAAAATCTAGAAGGGTCGCCAGTTTTAATCCTGATATAAGGATAGATAAGTTGGCGGTGCCTAAATTTGAAGAGAATATAATGCTTGATGTAAATGTGGAAAAAGCTAATGAGGAGTTAGATTCTATTATGAAACAGCATTATCCTTTTAAATATGGCTTGGTTGACCCTGCAATGAGTGCTGATGATATGATAAGTGAAGGCTATTTGATGGTGCTCAAGAAATTGCAAAATAATGGAGAAAGCCTCCGTAGAATGTTGGGCTACAACTTAGCGGAGGGCGAAACACTGTTGATTTCGGTTAGAAAAGGTGAGAATGAAAAGGTAATGAAATACCGAATAGATGAACATGTTCATAAATATTATGTACAGCAGCTATATACTAAAGATATTTATTTGGGAGACAGCTGGGATGCAGGCAAAACCTGGCAGGAAGCACTTATCAATCATGTGGAGAACTTAAAAGCTAAATTGCAGAAGTAATTCTTTCTAAACTATAGTTTCACAGGAACTTAAATGTATTGCTGGGATAAGAGGCACGGGTTTTGATAATGAAGATTAAATCTTTCAAAATTTATTATAAAATATGAAAAAGCTCAGTGCATTTATTTTCGCCATTTTATTGATGTATGTGACTCCGATTTTGAGAGCACAAGATAAATCATCAGGTAATAACCTAAGAACCATTTCTGTAAGTGGATTAGCTGAAAAGGAAATCCAGCCAGATATTATTTATTTCACTATTTCTTTAAAAGAATATCAATTAAAAACGGGCAGCAAATTCGAAATGAATGAGTTGGAGAATCAATTAGTCACCGCAGTTGAAAAAGCAGGAATAGAAAAGGAAAGCTTGACTGTTGAAAATGTATATGGCTACAATTACAGCTGGAACAAAAAGACAGAAAACAAAGACTTTATGGCAAGAAAACAGTTTCAGCTTAAATTACCTGATGCCAAAAAATTAAATGTAATTCTCTCCAAAATTGATCCGAAGGCAATTGAGTATGTACGTGTAAGTCAATATACTCATTCTAGATTACAAGAACTTAACCAAGAATTACAAGTGGAGGCGGTTAAAAATGCTAAAGAAAAAGCAGAAGCTTTGCTAAAACCACTCAATGAAAAAGTAGGAAAAGTAATGGAGGTGAATGAAAACCAACAAAATTTTCAACCTATTTATTATAAATCCTATCAAAACAACCGTATGATGTCAGCATCGGCTGATGAAAGTGCTTCAATGGAATCTGACTTAGACTTTAAGAATATCAAATTAAAAGCAGAAGTACATATTGTCTTTTTGATTCAGTAAATTGTAAATAAGCTTATATATTGCAGCTGAAAATACTAGTGCCTATCAGGCAGTAGTAAGAAAGATCATCTAAACCTTTGACAGGCAATGTCAAATGATGATTTTGTAAGTGATGAAATTTCAGAATCAATATAAAAACTTTTACTATGCAACCAATAGAAATCAGTAGCTATGAAGATTTTAAAGCCTATGAGGGACAAGAATTAGGCGTCTCTGATTGGCATACAATTGACCAAAATCAAGTGAATCAATTTGCCGATGCCACTCTTGACCACCAATGGATTCATTTGGATGAAGAAAGAGCTGCCAAAAGTCCCTTTGGGGGCACAATTGCACATGGGTATTTAACGCTGTCATTAGCACCATATCTTTGGGAGCAAATTGCCCATGTTACAAATCTGAAAATGATGATTAACTATGGAATTGAAAAAATGAAATTCAATCAGGCTGTGAAAGTTGGTTCAGCGGTAAGGTTAAAAGCAAGTCTAAATTCTATAGTAGATTTACGAGGGGTGAGCAAAGCTCAAATTGATATTGTAATGGAAATCAAAGATGAGAAAAAGCATGCTTATACAGCATCACTCATATTTTTATATCATTTCAATAAATAAGATGTATCAGAAAAATACAATATAATTAAATAGAAAAGGATTTTTTGAAAAGAGATACTTAGACAGTAGCTTCTATGTTGCTGTCTTTTTTAACTTCTTCAGAGGCATAAGTTGGACATGTTCTCTGTGCACATGCTGAAGCAAAAAGTATTAATCCTGATATTGCTGCGAATAATTTGATAGATTTTTTCATCTGGTTCTTATTTTAAAGATTTATAACACAAATTTAGTTGGATATTATTTTAGAAAAAAGACGGATTGGCTGATTTGTTACTTCTTCTCGATTAATATGTCTGCTGGAAACTATAATCGATAAACGGTAAATTTTCAACAACAAAGCCTTAAAATCACAAGATTAAAAAAATTTATCTTTTTCATTAGGCTGTAAGGTTAAACTTTTAACCGTAGCAAGACTAATAAAGTTTACATTTGCGTATAAAATAATACATCAAAGCGAGTGTTATTTATTTATCAATATTATAATTTTTAAGTAAAATTTAAATCAAAATTTCTAAATTCTTAATTTTGAAAAAACACATATATGAAAAACATCATTTCATCCGTATTTATTGCCTTATTTCTCATTTCCTGTGACACTTCTAAAGAAAAGAAGGAAGAAACTTTAGGAGAATCCGCGGAAAAGGATTTACAAGTTCCTTCTTTTAGTGGCGGAAATGCTTATCAGTATGTTCAAGAACAAGTGAATTTTGGCCCAAGAGTTCCTAATACTCCACCTCATGCTGCAACTGAAAAGTATATCGTAAATCAATTGGAAAGTTTTGGTGCAAAAGTACAAACTCAAAAATTTGAAGCAGACACTTATGATGGAGAAATCTGGAATCTAACCAATATAATTGCTTCCATTCAACCGGAGAAAAAGAAACGTATTATATTAGCTGCACATTGGGATACTCGAAAAATAGCGGATAAGGATGCTGAACGAAAAGATGAGCCAATAGATGGAGCAAATGATGGCGGAAGTGGTGTTGGTGTAATCTTAGAAGTGATTAATGCTATTCAAAAGGCTGAAAACAAACCTAATGTTGGGGTAGATGTGATATTTTTTGATGGTGAAGATAATGGCGAGCCTTACGGATTATCCACTAACGATCCATCCAAAACTTGGTGGTGTTTAGGCTCACAGCATTGGAGCAAAAATAAGCATGTGCCAGGTTATTCAGCATATTATGGAATTTTATTGGATATGGTAGGTGGAGTTAATGCGCAGTTTCATAAAGAGGGTTATTCCATGAAATATGCTCCTAGTATAGTTGAGAAAGTATGGAATACAGCTGATCAAATTGGCTTTGGTCGGTATTTTATTAATAATCGTGTTGGTCCGATCACAGATGACCATTACTTTGTAAATGAATTTGGTAAAATTCCAATGATAGATATCATTGCGCACGAACCAACCTCAGGGGATTTTTTCCCTGATTTCCACCATACCCATAAGGACAATATGGATATTATATCGCAGGAAACTTTAAAGGCAGTCGGGCAAACTTTACTGCAGGTTATTTATGAAGAATAAAGTCACCCTTAACTAAATAAAAGGAGTTTTCAGTATTATAAGATTACTTTATGAGCTAAAATGTAACCTTAAGTTCTGCTAGAAAAATAGCATACTTAATATACCACTCAACATAATAACCTTACAGAAGTTGCTCAAGAAATGATAATGTTTAATAGTATCGGCAAGACTTAATTTGTGAATAAAATAGATAACAAAAAGTGTTAACCCTGAGAAATAGAAATATAGAATATCATTTTCAAGAAATTGAGTCATATAAAAAATTAGGAAGTAGAAAACTGCAATAAGAATATACAATAGCAGTTTAGTCTTTCGAACCCCCCAAATAATCGGCAGTGTTTTACAACCAAAATTGGCATCTCCTTTCCAGTCTTCCATGTCTTTTACGATTTCACGAATCAGGCTGATGGCAAATGCAAAAAGAGCATAAGTATGAACTAAAACAGGTTTTTGCCCAAAATATAGAGAAATGATCGATATTGAAAGTCCTGTTAATGCTGCTACTATAAAATTCCCAATAAAGGGCAATCTCTTCAATTGATTAGAATACAGCCAAAGCATAAAAGCAGCTCCAAAGTGAATCGCTCCAATCTTCCAATCCAATAATGTACCGATAATAATGGCGGCAAAATTCAAGAAAGTATGCCAAAATAGGACAACTCTTCGTTTAATCACCTTCCCGACTATAACTTTTTCGGGCTTATTGATGTAATCAATTTTTACATCATAATAATCATTAATGATATATCCAGCTGCTGCTAGAAAAACAGTGCTTAAGCTCAGAAGAAAGAGTTCAAGATTGAAGACAGAAATTCCATCCAATAAAAATAATGCTGTAAGGTATTGAGTAAGCACTATAATGAGCAGATTTTGAATTCGAATCAGCTTTACAAAACCTGGAAATGAAAAGTTTTTGGGCAACTGCTGTGTCATTTATAGCGTGAACTGATTTTACTTTTTAAATTTCACCATTCAATTTCTTTTGTCCTAATAGGCCGTCTTTTATTTTTCGGAAATTATCATGTTCTCAATGTCAGTAGCACATTCCCACCACAAAACAAAAGGTAGCCAAAGGCTACTATTACTTTAACCACTAAGTGCCGCAGAGGCATTCACAAAGGTCAATAATTAACCATATACAGCTGATTATTTCACTGTCATGCCTTTTCTCCCAACCTAATCAAGAATCAAACATACGAGAAACAAGAGAACACAATAGAAAATAACCTTGGCTATTTTTCCAAACGATACATTCTCACTGGTTATCCAAAATATTCTGGCTAATCAATCTGTAAATTTCCTGCACATTTTCATCGCTTTGAAGCATTTCCATATGCTTATCCAAAGTTTCCAGATCACCTCTTTTAGCTGGACCGGTTTGTACAGATTTCGGAGAATGTTTTAGTGCTTTTTCTATAGTTTCCAAAACCAGTGGATGAAGCAAAGAAAAATCCAGCTGAGCATTTTTCATGATATTCTCAGAAATGCTCATCATGTGATTGGTGAAATTGCAAGCAAAAACTGCCGCCAAATGCATTTGCTTTCTTTGTGCAGTAGAAACAATTTTAATGTTCTTGCTTAAAGATTTTGCGAGAATATTTAAGATTTTTAAAGCCTCCTTATTTTCACTTTCTAACAGAAATGGAATTCTTTCAAAATCTAGTTTTTTGCTTTTAGAAAATGTTTGCAAAGGATAGAAGACACCTGTTGCAGCTGCTGATGAATATTCCATTGCATCCAGACCTTTGCTACCTGATGTATGCACCATTAAGCTTTGTTCAGGCAGTTTAATTTCTTGTGCAATGCTTTGGATAGCATCATCTGGAACAGCTAAAATGAAAATTTGTGATGGGCTATCTGAAAAATCTAAGCTTTCTTTAATCTTTGCATTATACAGATTACCCACCAATTTCTTAGCTGATTTTCCATCAGGCGTATAGACTTCATTCACAAAATGGCCAACGTTTTCAAGGGCAGGTGCCAAATGCCAGGCTACATTTCCTGCACCTATAAAACTGATATGGTAAGCTGCATTTTTCACTCTAAGCCTTTACGCTTCATTTTATAAAATTCCGAATATCTTCTATAAATTGCCATTCCAAAACCAATAGTCAACACCAAGGTGCCAATCCAAAGGAGATTTATCAATGGTTTTTCAAGTGCTTTTAGGATGATATAATCTTTTTGAGTAGTTCTTACTGAAAGCGTAAAAGTATTGGATTCAGGTTTGATATTTTCGATATTCAACTTCACACCGATTTCCCTATTTTCATCAGAGATTCTGCCTGCCATATTATCACGAATTAGGTAATATGGATTTAGGATATAATCTTCTCCATCTCCATACACTTTTATCGTAGCTCTTACAGCTAGATCATTTCCTTTCAATTTTTCACCCTCGATTTCATCCACTCTATTTACCTCTTCCAAAACAGTGACAAAGTCATTCAAGAAAAACTTCTCGCCAAAGGTAACTTCCATTTCCTTAGCTTCAGACCATTCAATTTCTTGAGTGGGGTCTGGAACGGAAGAAACGTGTGTGTATAAATCTTTAGTGAGTTTTCTTTTAATGTCCGGAGAAGAAATCAGTCCGCCCATATCAGCATTAATTTGAGCACGAGGGAAAAGAGAAAATTTATCTCCGTTCGCATGCAAATAATCTACTTTATAGTAATGGTTAGCTCCATAAACTTGTAATGTATCCCCCACATTCAAACTTTCATCTTCTCGCTGGATTTTTCTTTTGACAATCTTTGAGTTTTCATCTGGAGTATTT
Protein-coding sequences here:
- a CDS encoding SIMPL domain-containing protein, producing MKKLSAFIFAILLMYVTPILRAQDKSSGNNLRTISVSGLAEKEIQPDIIYFTISLKEYQLKTGSKFEMNELENQLVTAVEKAGIEKESLTVENVYGYNYSWNKKTENKDFMARKQFQLKLPDAKKLNVILSKIDPKAIEYVRVSQYTHSRLQELNQELQVEAVKNAKEKAEALLKPLNEKVGKVMEVNENQQNFQPIYYKSYQNNRMMSASADESASMESDLDFKNIKLKAEVHIVFLIQ
- a CDS encoding MaoC family dehydratase; translated protein: MQPIEISSYEDFKAYEGQELGVSDWHTIDQNQVNQFADATLDHQWIHLDEERAAKSPFGGTIAHGYLTLSLAPYLWEQIAHVTNLKMMINYGIEKMKFNQAVKVGSAVRLKASLNSIVDLRGVSKAQIDIVMEIKDEKKHAYTASLIFLYHFNK
- a CDS encoding M28 family peptidase, with amino-acid sequence MKNIISSVFIALFLISCDTSKEKKEETLGESAEKDLQVPSFSGGNAYQYVQEQVNFGPRVPNTPPHAATEKYIVNQLESFGAKVQTQKFEADTYDGEIWNLTNIIASIQPEKKKRIILAAHWDTRKIADKDAERKDEPIDGANDGGSGVGVILEVINAIQKAENKPNVGVDVIFFDGEDNGEPYGLSTNDPSKTWWCLGSQHWSKNKHVPGYSAYYGILLDMVGGVNAQFHKEGYSMKYAPSIVEKVWNTADQIGFGRYFINNRVGPITDDHYFVNEFGKIPMIDIIAHEPTSGDFFPDFHHTHKDNMDIISQETLKAVGQTLLQVIYEE
- a CDS encoding geranylgeranylglycerol-phosphate geranylgeranyltransferase produces the protein MPKNFSFPGFVKLIRIQNLLIIVLTQYLTALFLLDGISVFNLELFLLSLSTVFLAAAGYIINDYYDVKIDYINKPEKVIVGKVIKRRVVLFWHTFLNFAAIIIGTLLDWKIGAIHFGAAFMLWLYSNQLKRLPFIGNFIVAALTGLSISIISLYFGQKPVLVHTYALFAFAISLIREIVKDMEDWKGDANFGCKTLPIIWGVRKTKLLLYILIAVFYFLIFYMTQFLENDILYFYFSGLTLFVIYFIHKLSLADTIKHYHFLSNFCKVIMLSGILSMLFF
- a CDS encoding Rossmann-like and DUF2520 domain-containing protein, whose amino-acid sequence is MKNAAYHISFIGAGNVAWHLAPALENVGHFVNEVYTPDGKSAKKLVGNLYNAKIKESLDFSDSPSQIFILAVPDDAIQSIAQEIKLPEQSLMVHTSGSKGLDAMEYSSAAATGVFYPLQTFSKSKKLDFERIPFLLESENKEALKILNILAKSLSKNIKIVSTAQRKQMHLAAVFACNFTNHMMSISENIMKNAQLDFSLLHPLVLETIEKALKHSPKSVQTGPAKRGDLETLDKHMEMLQSDENVQEIYRLISQNILDNQ